DNA from Natronospira bacteriovora:
TCCCGACTTCGAGGCACTCTCCGCCCTGGCCAAACGGCATGGCCTGCCACTGATTGTCGACAACACCTTCGGTGCCGCCGGCTATCTGGCCCGCCCCATCGAACACGGGGCCGACATCGTGGTGCAATCGGCCACCAAATGGATTGGCGGGCACGGCACCTCCATCGGCGGTGTGATCGTGGATGCCGGGCGCTTCGACTGGGGCAATGGCCGCTTCCCCCTGTTCACGCGACCGGCGCCCGGTTATCACGGCCTCAACTTCCAGCAAGCCTTCGGCCCGGACAGCCCCACCGGCAACATCGCCTTCATCATCCGCGCCCGGGTGGAAGGCCTGCGGGATCTGGGCCCCTCCCTCAGCCCCTTCAACAGCTTCCTCTTCCTGCAAGGCCTAGAGACTCTCTCGCTGCGGGTACAGCGCCATGTGGACAATGCCCAGGCACTGGCTGAGTGGCTGCAGGCCCAGCCAGCCGTGGAATGGGTCAACTATCCGGGCCTGCCGGATCACCCCTGGCATGAGCGGGCCAAACGCTACCTGCGCCACGGCTTCGGGCCGGTGCTGAACTTCGGCATCCGCGGCGGTGAACAGGCAGGGCAACGCTTCATCGACAGCGTGGAACTGGCCAGCCATTTGGCCAATGTGGGCGATGCCAAGACTCTGGTCATTCACCCGGCCTCCACCACCCACCAGCAATTGAGTGAGGCCGAACGTCGAGCCGCCGGTGTCTCGTCGGAGATGGTGCGAGTCTCGGTGGGCATTGAGCACATTGACGACATCATCGAGGACTTCCGCCAGGCCTTTGCCAGGGCCGGCCTGGAGGCAGCGGCGTGAGCGCACCACTGGAAACCCGTGAGCTGAGACCACCGCCCCTGGAGGGCGGTGGTCGTCCGGCAACCATCACCCTGGGCTTTCGCCAATGGGGCCGGCGCAATGCCGCGGGGGATAACACGGTGCTGGTCTGTCCGGCACTCACCGGCGACAGCAACCTCGGCCAGTGGTGGCCGGGGCTGCTGGGGCCGGACCGGGCACTGGATCCTCAGCGGGATCACATCATCAGCATCGATGTACCGGGGGGCAGTCATGCCAGCAGCGGGCCAGGACACCTGGACACAGATGGGCAGCCCTGGGGCGAGCGCTTTCCCGTGCTGACGGTTCGCGATGTGGTCAGCCTGCAGCGAAGCCTGCTGCATGAACTGGGCATTGATCGCCTGCGACTGGTGGTCGGTGGTTCCCTGGGCGGCATGCAGGCCCTGGAATGGGCAGTCGATCAGGCCGATCAGGTGGATGCCGCCGTCGTCATTGCCGCCGCCGCGCGACAGAGCGCCTGGGCCAGGGCCTGGAATCACATTCAGCGCCTCGCCCTGGCCAGCAGTGACAATCTGGCACTGGCCCGCCAGATCGCCATGCTCAGTTACCGCCACTGGGACAACCTCAATGAACGCTTTGCCCCCCAGGACACGGATCGCACCGTGGCCTCCTGGCTTGACCATCACGGCGAACGGCTGAAGCAGCGCTTCAACCCAATCAGCTATCGACATCTGACGGAGCTGATGGACAGCCACGATGTGGGTCGCGATCGCGGCGGAGTGGCGCAGGCCCTGGGGCAATGCCCGGTGCCGGCCCTGATCCTTGGCATTGAATCCGACCTGCTCTACCCGCCCTGTGACCAGCAAGCGCTGGCCGAGCACCTGCCCAATGCCACCCTTCGCTGGCTGGACGCACCACAGGGCCACGATGCCTTTCTCATCGAACAGCGCCGGGTCAATGCCCTGCTGCTGAGTTTTCGCCGGCACCTGCGCAACGGCCAAGCACAATCCCTGGAGTTGAGAGCATGATCAGTCCATCCACATTCACTGACCACCCTTCGACGCTGCCTGCCAGTACCCGCCGACCGGTCCGCCGGGACTGGTCAGTCAACCTGGCCCTGATCGGCCACAGCGGGCAGGTCGGCAGTGCGCTGCTACATCGTCTGCAACAGCTCACCGGCCTGGAGGTTGAACTGAAAACCGTCATCAATCGGCGACAGACCGGGCACCGGGAAGACGGCGAACTGCAACTGGTCCCGCGCGCCAGTGACGATCTCGACCAGCTGATGCAGTCATTG
Protein-coding regions in this window:
- a CDS encoding O-acetylhomoserine aminocarboxypropyltransferase/cysteine synthase family protein, giving the protein MSKDSRRFETLQIHAGQEPAPGTNARAVPIYQTTSYTFDNSQHGARLFALEEFGNIYSRIMNPTTDVFEQRVAALEGGVAALATSSGQSAQLITITTLAEAGDNIVASTSLYGGTYNQFKVALPRLGIDVRLVEGDDLAAFEAQIDERTRGLYVETLGNPGFHIPDFEALSALAKRHGLPLIVDNTFGAAGYLARPIEHGADIVVQSATKWIGGHGTSIGGVIVDAGRFDWGNGRFPLFTRPAPGYHGLNFQQAFGPDSPTGNIAFIIRARVEGLRDLGPSLSPFNSFLFLQGLETLSLRVQRHVDNAQALAEWLQAQPAVEWVNYPGLPDHPWHERAKRYLRHGFGPVLNFGIRGGEQAGQRFIDSVELASHLANVGDAKTLVIHPASTTHQQLSEAERRAAGVSSEMVRVSVGIEHIDDIIEDFRQAFARAGLEAAA
- a CDS encoding homoserine O-acetyltransferase family protein, whose amino-acid sequence is MSAPLETRELRPPPLEGGGRPATITLGFRQWGRRNAAGDNTVLVCPALTGDSNLGQWWPGLLGPDRALDPQRDHIISIDVPGGSHASSGPGHLDTDGQPWGERFPVLTVRDVVSLQRSLLHELGIDRLRLVVGGSLGGMQALEWAVDQADQVDAAVVIAAAARQSAWARAWNHIQRLALASSDNLALARQIAMLSYRHWDNLNERFAPQDTDRTVASWLDHHGERLKQRFNPISYRHLTELMDSHDVGRDRGGVAQALGQCPVPALILGIESDLLYPPCDQQALAEHLPNATLRWLDAPQGHDAFLIEQRRVNALLLSFRRHLRNGQAQSLELRA